Proteins found in one Saccharopolyspora phatthalungensis genomic segment:
- a CDS encoding tyrosine-type recombinase/integrase has protein sequence MASDIAADSDHRGPGFTSDISAVVDGDVSGGTRRGPGARATLVPEAFAEVFSGYQAAVSRPGGPLDADTVRAYCSRVRQYLAWLDTADVDGDPLADADARNGAVRDYRTYLLTVVKRKLSTVNAHLTAVDDLYRHLGLGPAVVKRQEVPKAAPRALPDRARTRWLRAAQRADARGKALAYTGYYAGLRGGEAVALDLDDVRISARKGVLIVRYGKNGKYREVPLHPQLRTALDEWIIERATHPGAKDTPALFVNQRGGRLSTRGAYDVLKEIANDANLEFGRDGDLTPHSLRHTTGTNLVRDGEDIVTVAEILGHSIETARRYSLPTDADKQAAIERLAVDE, from the coding sequence ATGGCTTCTGATATTGCCGCCGACAGCGATCATCGGGGACCGGGTTTTACTTCCGATATTTCGGCCGTTGTTGACGGTGATGTGAGCGGCGGAACCCGGCGCGGTCCTGGGGCGCGGGCGACCCTCGTGCCCGAGGCGTTCGCCGAGGTGTTCTCCGGGTATCAGGCGGCGGTGTCCCGGCCGGGTGGCCCGTTGGATGCCGATACCGTCCGGGCCTACTGCTCGCGGGTGCGGCAGTACCTGGCGTGGCTGGACACTGCCGATGTCGATGGTGATCCGCTGGCCGATGCGGACGCACGCAACGGCGCGGTGCGCGACTACCGCACTTACCTTCTGACCGTGGTGAAGCGGAAGTTGTCGACGGTGAACGCGCACTTGACCGCGGTCGATGATCTCTACCGGCACCTGGGGCTGGGGCCGGCGGTGGTGAAACGCCAGGAGGTGCCCAAGGCCGCGCCGCGGGCGCTGCCCGACAGGGCTCGGACCCGGTGGCTACGCGCGGCCCAGCGAGCCGACGCACGCGGGAAAGCGCTGGCCTACACCGGTTACTACGCCGGGCTGCGCGGCGGCGAGGCCGTCGCCCTCGACCTTGACGACGTGCGGATCTCCGCTCGCAAGGGCGTGCTGATCGTCCGCTACGGCAAGAACGGCAAGTACCGGGAGGTGCCACTGCACCCGCAGCTGCGCACCGCCCTGGACGAATGGATCATCGAACGCGCCACCCACCCAGGTGCGAAGGACACCCCGGCGCTGTTTGTCAATCAGCGTGGCGGACGGCTGTCCACGCGCGGGGCCTACGACGTGCTGAAGGAGATCGCCAATGACGCGAATCTGGAGTTCGGCCGCGACGGCGACCTCACTCCGCACTCATTGCGGCACACCACGGGCACAAACCTGGTTCGCGACGGCGAGGACATCGTGACCGTCGCCGAAATCCTGGGCCATTCCATCGAAACCGCCCGCCGCTACAGCCTTCCCACCGACGCCGACAAACAGGCCGCGATCGAGCGCCTGGCCGTGGATGAATAG
- a CDS encoding DUF397 domain-containing protein — protein sequence MQSAHTALAHATNWRKPTRSQGENNCVEIGSVPGTIGVRDTKLGAASPILAFSATAFAALITAAKSGRLDYH from the coding sequence ATGCAGAGCGCCCATACCGCTCTGGCGCACGCCACCAACTGGCGCAAGCCCACCCGTAGCCAAGGCGAGAACAACTGCGTCGAAATCGGCTCAGTCCCAGGAACAATCGGGGTCCGCGACACCAAACTCGGTGCCGCATCACCCATCCTCGCCTTCTCTGCAACCGCATTCGCCGCACTGATCACGGCCGCGAAATCCGGACGACTCGACTACCACTGA
- a CDS encoding helix-turn-helix domain-containing protein, which produces MSTGPSNPTALKRWFFFTLRRLREKKDLSRGDAATAIRGTVKTIEHVEVGRRLPTPLQLDKLLELYGVPERTEFFQDLLVRAKKGRDWWVNFDFEADELPEFFKLFLGLESEAEQIEGWDARVVPGLFQTPTYAEAVVRADDPQLPDDEVARRVRLRQARQSTVLDRQQPPAVWRVIHENALRLPVGGPEVTREQLEALLALMGRPNITVQVLPVDAGAHTGIEGSFTFLTFAPELEDPGLVHTETLIRSLYYEQPEELVRYRKALRLLQVQACKPEEAPTYIRTIMKEL; this is translated from the coding sequence ATGAGCACCGGCCCCAGCAACCCCACCGCGCTCAAACGCTGGTTCTTCTTCACCCTCCGGCGCCTGCGCGAGAAGAAGGACCTCTCCCGCGGTGACGCGGCGACGGCCATCCGGGGCACGGTCAAGACCATCGAGCACGTCGAGGTCGGCAGACGGCTGCCCACACCACTGCAGCTCGACAAACTGCTGGAACTCTACGGCGTCCCCGAGCGCACCGAGTTCTTCCAAGATCTCTTGGTACGGGCCAAGAAGGGCCGCGACTGGTGGGTTAACTTCGACTTCGAAGCCGACGAGCTCCCTGAGTTCTTCAAACTCTTCCTCGGCCTGGAATCCGAGGCCGAGCAGATCGAAGGCTGGGACGCCCGTGTCGTACCGGGACTATTCCAGACACCGACCTACGCCGAGGCGGTCGTGCGTGCCGACGACCCACAGCTGCCCGATGATGAAGTCGCCCGCCGGGTCAGACTCCGCCAGGCCCGCCAGAGCACCGTCCTGGACAGGCAGCAGCCACCCGCCGTATGGCGGGTGATCCACGAGAACGCGCTGCGGCTCCCCGTCGGCGGACCCGAGGTCACCCGTGAGCAGCTCGAAGCCCTGCTGGCACTGATGGGGCGCCCCAACATCACCGTTCAGGTGCTGCCGGTTGATGCCGGCGCGCACACCGGTATCGAGGGATCTTTCACCTTCCTGACCTTCGCGCCTGAGCTCGAAGACCCCGGGCTGGTGCACACTGAGACGCTGATCCGCAGTCTCTACTATGAGCAGCCCGAGGAATTGGTGCGCTACCGCAAAGCACTCCGGCTCTTGCAGGTCCAGGCGTGCAAACCGGAGGAGGCGCCAACCTACATCCGCACGATCATGAAGGAGCTGTAA